A section of the Babylonia areolata isolate BAREFJ2019XMU chromosome 1, ASM4173473v1, whole genome shotgun sequence genome encodes:
- the LOC143293730 gene encoding GTP-binding protein Rhes-like isoform X2 produces MALLEQANNAPPENCYRLVILGSAKVGKTSLVQRFLFNRYDDNYTPTIEDFHRKVYRIRGVPYRLDILDTSGIHPFPAMRRLSFITGDLFVLVFAIDNKESFQEVIQLREQIVECKKQCHKVGVPHLLHVPMVIVANKCDRESHRVIDPGDVEALLAGQANCTCVETSAKKNSNVDEVFKQLFSMAHLPVEMSPSMHRKVTPMYEGRSGAQQGGRLVSIRRKMSDACGAVAPNVRRPSIRTDLLMAQARTTQDEEGTPSRETRCVLQ; encoded by the exons ATGGCGCTTCTGGAGCAGGCCAACAACGCGCCCCCGGAGAATTGCTACAGGCTGGTCATCCTGGGCTCCGCCAAG GTGGGTAAAACCTCGCTGGTACAGCGCTTTCTCTTCAACCGCTACGACGACAACTACACGCCTACCATCGAGGATTTCCACCGCAAGGTGTACAGGATCCGAGGGGTCCCCTATCGTCTGGACATCCTGGACACTTCGGGtatccaccccttccccgccATGCGTCGCCTCTCCTTCATCACGG GAGACCTGTTCGTGCTGGTGTTCGCCATCGACAACAAGGAGTCGTTCCAGGAGGTGATCCAGCTGCGCGAGCAGATCGTGGAGTGCAAGAAGCAGTGCCACAAGGTGGGCGTGCCTCACCTGCTGCACGTGCCCATGGTCATCGTGGCCAACAAGTGCGACCGTGAGTCCCACCGCGTCATCGACCCGGGCGACGTGGAGGCGCTGCTAGCCGGCCAGGCCAACTGCACCTGCGTGGAGACCTCGGCCAAGAAGAACAGCAACGTGGACGAGGTCTTCAAGCAGCTGTTCTCCATGGCCCACCTCCCCGTGGAGATGAGCCCGTCCATGCACCGCAAGGTCACGCCCATGTACGAAGGGAGGAGCGGCGCCCAGCAAGGAGGCCGGCTCGTCTCCATACGCCGCAAGATGAGCGACGCCTGCGGCGCCGTGGCCCCCAACGTGCGGCGGCCCAGCATCCGCACGGACCTGCTGATGGCCCAGGCCAGGACCACCCAGGACGAGGAGGGAACCCCCAGCAGGGAGACCCGCTGTGTGCTGCAGTAG
- the LOC143293730 gene encoding GTP-binding protein Rhes-like isoform X1 — protein MHVWTSAMISTAMYESPKAEGGGERVKQTTVTSTRRLDDASVTCGCLSFVVTPPQNMALLEQANNAPPENCYRLVILGSAKVGKTSLVQRFLFNRYDDNYTPTIEDFHRKVYRIRGVPYRLDILDTSGIHPFPAMRRLSFITGDLFVLVFAIDNKESFQEVIQLREQIVECKKQCHKVGVPHLLHVPMVIVANKCDRESHRVIDPGDVEALLAGQANCTCVETSAKKNSNVDEVFKQLFSMAHLPVEMSPSMHRKVTPMYEGRSGAQQGGRLVSIRRKMSDACGAVAPNVRRPSIRTDLLMAQARTTQDEEGTPSRETRCVLQ, from the exons CCCaaaggcggaggggggcggggagcgcGTGAAGCAGACGACGGTGACAAGCACGCGGCGATTGGACGACGCCAGTGTCACGTGCGGCTGCCTGAGCTTCGTGGTGACCCCGCCACAGAACATGGCGCTTCTGGAGCAGGCCAACAACGCGCCCCCGGAGAATTGCTACAGGCTGGTCATCCTGGGCTCCGCCAAG GTGGGTAAAACCTCGCTGGTACAGCGCTTTCTCTTCAACCGCTACGACGACAACTACACGCCTACCATCGAGGATTTCCACCGCAAGGTGTACAGGATCCGAGGGGTCCCCTATCGTCTGGACATCCTGGACACTTCGGGtatccaccccttccccgccATGCGTCGCCTCTCCTTCATCACGG GAGACCTGTTCGTGCTGGTGTTCGCCATCGACAACAAGGAGTCGTTCCAGGAGGTGATCCAGCTGCGCGAGCAGATCGTGGAGTGCAAGAAGCAGTGCCACAAGGTGGGCGTGCCTCACCTGCTGCACGTGCCCATGGTCATCGTGGCCAACAAGTGCGACCGTGAGTCCCACCGCGTCATCGACCCGGGCGACGTGGAGGCGCTGCTAGCCGGCCAGGCCAACTGCACCTGCGTGGAGACCTCGGCCAAGAAGAACAGCAACGTGGACGAGGTCTTCAAGCAGCTGTTCTCCATGGCCCACCTCCCCGTGGAGATGAGCCCGTCCATGCACCGCAAGGTCACGCCCATGTACGAAGGGAGGAGCGGCGCCCAGCAAGGAGGCCGGCTCGTCTCCATACGCCGCAAGATGAGCGACGCCTGCGGCGCCGTGGCCCCCAACGTGCGGCGGCCCAGCATCCGCACGGACCTGCTGATGGCCCAGGCCAGGACCACCCAGGACGAGGAGGGAACCCCCAGCAGGGAGACCCGCTGTGTGCTGCAGTAG